One window of Opisthocomus hoazin isolate bOpiHoa1 chromosome 13, bOpiHoa1.hap1, whole genome shotgun sequence genomic DNA carries:
- the RNF34 gene encoding E3 ubiquitin-protein ligase RNF34 translates to MKAGATSMWASCCGLLNEVMGTGAVRGQQAGFGGGAGPFRFAPNTDFSPYPSPAAAGTNIVCKACGLSFSVFRKKHVCCDCKKDFCSVCSVLQENLRRCSTCHLLQETAFQRPQLMRLKVKDLRQYLILRNIPTDTCREKEDLVDLVLCHHGLGSEEEMDAGSLHSSRSQTSGFFTHPFSMSVSVSSQELANRRGSTGNGTSSRGQTETSSINNEEEESAEEQTPGLSRKRARASLSDISSLEDIEGLSVRQLKEILACNFVNYSGCCEKWELVEKVSRLYRESEENHKTQGEKMQLNDDDDNLCRICMDAVIDCVLLECGHMVTCTKCGKRMSECPICRQYVVRAVHVFKS, encoded by the exons GCGGGAGCTACTTCCATGTGGGCTTCCTGCTGTGGCTTGCTGAATGAAGTCATGGGTACTGGAGCTGTCCGTGGCCAGCAGGCTGGCTTTGGGGGAGGCGCTGGCCCCTTCCGATTTGCACCAAACACAGACTTCTCCCCATATCCGTCTCCAGCTGCGGCAGGCACTAACATCGTCTGCAAAGCCTGCGgactttccttttcagttttcaggaaaaaa cATGTGTGTTGTGACTGCAAGAAGGATTTTTGCTCAGTTTGTTCGGTCTTGCAAGAGAATCTCAGAAGATGTTCCACTTGTCACTTGCTGCAAGAAACAGCCTTTCAGCGGCCTCAGTTAATGCGACTGAAAGTAAAGGATCTGCGTCAGTACCTGATTCTCAGAAACATACCAACGGATACTTGCAGGGAGAAAGAAGACCTGGTAGATCTTGTGCTGTGCCATCATGGATTGGGCTCGGAGGAGGAGATGGACGCTGGTAGCTTGCATTCGTCACGGTCGCAGACTTCGGGGTTTTTCACTCATCCGTTTTCTATGTCTGTATCGGTGTCGTCTCAAGAACTTGCAAACAGAAGGGGCAGCACAGGAAATGGAACATCTTCACGG GGTCAAACTGAAACGTCTTCTATAAataatgaagaagaagaaagtgcGGAAGAGCAG ACCCCAGGATTGTCCAGAAAGCGAGCAAGAGCATCTTTGTCTGATATATCAAGTCTGGAAGACATCGAAGGGTTGAGCGTTCGGCAGCTGAAGGAGATACTTGCGTGTAACTTTGTCAACTACTCAGGATGCTGTGAAAAATGGGAACTGGTGGAAAAAGTGAGCAGACTGTACAGAGAGAGTGAGGAAAACCACAAGACAC AGGGTGAGAAGATGCAGCTGAACGACGACGACGACAACCTGTGTCGGATCTGCATGGACGCAGTCATCGACTGCGTCCTGCTGGAGTGCGGCCACATGGTCACCTGCACCAAGTGCGGGAAGAGGATGAGCGAGTGCCCCATCTGCCGCCAGTACGTTGTGCGGGCCGTCCACGTCTTCAAGTCCTAG